Proteins encoded within one genomic window of Bacillus thuringiensis:
- a CDS encoding cation:proton antiporter regulatory subunit, which translates to MNIRESELPGIGYKFQIVTKGNEKMVIVIHDDGRREMYHFDSDHEESISSISLRDSEARQIAAILGGMVYKPRALENVEMVFEGLAIEWFKVENAALAIGKTIGDLEIRKNYSVTIIAVMKKNMKKLFNPGPETVIEEGDMLVVSGEREEIKKIINELLSNRGTD; encoded by the coding sequence ATGAATATTAGAGAAAGTGAACTTCCGGGTATTGGTTACAAATTTCAAATTGTTACGAAAGGTAATGAAAAGATGGTAATTGTCATTCATGATGACGGGCGTAGAGAAATGTATCATTTTGATTCAGACCATGAAGAAAGTATCTCAAGTATTTCATTACGTGACTCAGAGGCAAGACAAATTGCAGCAATATTAGGTGGAATGGTATATAAGCCTAGAGCATTAGAAAATGTTGAAATGGTCTTTGAAGGCTTAGCGATCGAGTGGTTTAAAGTAGAGAATGCAGCTCTAGCAATCGGAAAAACAATTGGTGATCTTGAAATAAGAAAAAATTATAGCGTAACGATCATTGCAGTTATGAAGAAGAATATGAAAAAGCTATTTAATCCAGGGCCAGAAACGGTAATTGAAGAAGGCGATATGCTTGTAGTTTCTGGTGAGAGAGAAGAAATTAAAAAAATTATTAATGAGTTACTTTCGAATAGGGGGACTGACTAG